The nucleotide window AATGGTTAAAGTAAGCTAGACAATATGTGAAAAATATTATTTCTTCGTTTTTTTAACACGTTTCAGATTTAATAAATCAATGGGGTTAATACCTAATCCTCGTATGTTTTTTTGACTAAATCTAATTACTTCATCATAATACAAAGGAACAATGGGAGCTTCATTAATAATAATACTATCCATTTTTTGATATAAGGTATATCGCTTTTTATTATTTACTTCTTTAATAGATAGTTCATATAAAAAGTCAAAGTATTCATTTTTAAAATGAGTGTAATTAGGTCCGTTTGGCGTAAAGTTTTTACTATAAAACAATGACACGTAATTTTCAGCATCTGGATAATCTGCAATCCAACTAGCTCTAAAAACAGGTAACTTACCACTTGCTTTACCTTGACGTAATGTAGATGGAGGAATTACATCAACCTTAGTTTGTAACCCTATTTTTTGCAGTTCTCTTTGAATAAATTCACACAAATCTAAATAATTACTATTAGTAGTTATCGTTATCTCAGGTGTTTTGCTTCCTGTTTCTTCGATATATTGCTCTACTAATTTTTTAGCTTTTGCAGAATTGTAAGAATATCCCGTTTGGTTATTAAACGATGGTAATCCTTTTGGAATAAATCCATTTAAAGCTGGAATACCAATACCATTACGTAAAAATTTAATCATCTTTTCACGATCAAACCCATAATTAATTGCTTGTCGAATATATTTAGATTGAGTTGGCAAGCTTTTTTCACCTTCTAAATAAATACCCAAATATTCTGTATTTAAATAAGGCCCAGTTTGCATCTGAATTTCATCAACATACTTCTCTTTCAAAGTACCATTTGTAGTTAAAATATCATCTTTGTAAGAAGCATCTAAACTTTTCATAAAATCTAAATTACCTTGAATAAATTGTAAAAACTCACTTTGCTTGTCAGGAAGAAAAGTAACAGCCACAGCTTCTAAATAAGGTAATTGATTTCCTTGAAAATCCTTTTCAAAATATAACGGATTTTTACGTAATACTAATTTCGTATTCTCAACCCATAATTTAAACTGAAACGGACCCGTACCAATTGGATTTGCTCTAAATGTATCTCCAAAATATTCTATAGCTTCTTTAGAAACCACTGAACAGTACTTCATTGCTAATAAACCTAAAAATGGCGGAAATGGTTGTTTTAAATTGATATAGAAAGTTGAATCGTTTACTGCTTTAAAACTATCTACATTTTGTAATACCCAACCTCCAGGTGAACTTACATTTTTATCTAACAATCTGTTAAATGAATATTCAAAATCAACAGCATTTACACTTCTTGTTTTTTCTTCTCCAAACAGTGTATGCGGGTGAAAAAAAACATCCTTTCTTAAAGTAAATTTATATTTTTTTCCATCATTAGAAATAGTCCAACTTTTAGCTATATCTGGTTGTATATGTAAGCTATCATCTAACTGTACTAATCCATTAAACAACTGATTAACAGCCCAAATATTTCGCTGATCTTTTGCAAAAGCAGGATCTAATGATGTGATATTAGAATGCTCATTATAACGAAACACTTGTGTTTCAGTAAAATTACTTTTCTCATTTTTACATGAAACTAGTATTAATACAATTGTGAAAATTAATAAAAGACTATTTATTTTTTCTTTTATTTTTATAATACTTTTTGTTTGCAATGTATATGGTTTTAGATACTTCTACAAAAACAGTAGAACCTTCTTTATTTAAAACTTGTATCTTTTTTACTAAATCTATTTCATTTTCTTTTGTAACACGTTCTTTTATATTCTCTATCTCTTCTTTGGTGAAAATAAAGTCAACATATCCATTTTCCTTTACTGGTCTTTTAAAATTAATCGTCGCATTTTTATCCCAAACAACATAGTCATTTCCTAAAATATGCATCAACTGAATCATAAAAACAGGATCGGTAGCAGAAAACAAGCTACCTCCAAATATTGAACCTACATAATTTTTATTTTTATAACTAATAGGAATTTTTACCTTAACCATAAATAAGTCATCAGAAACACTTGTTATTCTACCAGTAGACCTCCTATACATTGGCGACAAGTTAAAGCCATACTTAAATATAGTACTTTCCTTTAAAAACTTTTTTAAAATAGATGAAATTGTTGCGTACATTTATTTATTTTTTTTCAAATCCATACTCACGTTCTACTTTACAAATACGCAATTGATATTTTTTATACCATTTATCTCTTCCTATATCTCTTGCTTCGGTATGTTCAATATTATTTTTCCAATTAGTAATTGCTTCTAAATTTTTCCAGTAAGAAACAGTAATTCCAACATCACTTCTTGCCGACTCAACTCCTAAATATCCATCTTGCTTTTTAGCTAACTCATCCATTTTTTCTGCCATTTCATAATACCCTTCAATGGTTTCAGATAATTGAGTGGTAAAAATCACTGCATAATAAGGCGGTTTAAGTGTATCTTCAATCATAAATAAAGTTCATATTTAGTTTCTGGTAAGCCAATATCTTCACTAACAAATTTCTTAACAATTTTAAAATTATGGCGTTCTATAATTTTAGCAGATGCAATATTATCATCAACTACATAGCCCACTAATTTTTTCATTCCAAATGCCCTACAGTAGGTAATTAAACTTGCACAAATTTCACTAGCAAATCCTTTTCCCCAATACTTTTCTAAAAAACGATACCCAATTTCATCATCTTCTCCATCTTTAACCAAAGCAACAGTACCTATAAACTCATTGTCTGCTTTTCTTTCAATAGCATAAATCCAAAAATCATTATTAGGTTGATCATATTTAACAATCAACTCTTTTAGTTCTTTTTCACATTCAGTTAGTGTTTTTACTTCCCCTGTTGCGTATTGCAAAACCAATGGATTACTTTCTAACTCATAAAAAGGATTTAAATCTCTTAAAACAAGTTTTCTAACGAGTAATCTTTCCGTTTCAAAAATTATCATAAATTAAGTACTTTTGCAGTTTAAAATCTGTCTCAGACAGAATAAGTAATACAATCATACGAACTTCCAAAAAATTAAAGACTTATACAAGTTTTTTGTTTTTTATTAAGGATAGAAAGAAGAATGAACGCAGATAAAAAAGTAGCTTTTTACACATTAGGATGTAAATTAAATTTCTCAGAAACTTCTACAATTGCTAGAAACTTTGTAAACGAAGGCTTTAACCGTGTTGAGTTTGAAGAAAAAGCAGATGTATATGTTATCAATACATGTTCAGTAACTGATAATGCTGATAAACGATTTAAATCAGTAGTGAAATCTGCCTTAAAACAAAATGAAGAAGCTTTTGTTATAGGTGTTGGTTGCTATGCGCAATTAAAACCTGAAGAGTTAGCTAATGTTGATGGAGTAGATTTAGTATTAGGTGCTACCGAAAAATTTAATGTTACCAGCTATATTAATGATTTAACAAAAAATGATATAGGTGAAGTTCATTCGTGTGAAATTGAAGAAGCTGATTTTTATGTAGGTTCTTATTCTATTGGAGATAGAACCCGTGCTTTTTTAAAAGTTCAAGACGGTTGTGATTATAAATGTACTTATTGTACTATTCCGTTAGCCCGTGGAATATCTAGAAGTGATACTTTAGAAAATGTTTTGAAAAACGCCAAAGAAATTTCTGAAAAAGGAATTAAAGAAATTGTACTTACTGGTGTAAATATTGGTGATTATGGTAAAGGGGAATTTGGGAATAAAAAACACGAACATACCTTTTTAGAGCTAGTACAAGCTTTAGATAAAGTAGAAGGTATCCATCGTTTACGTATTTCTTCTATTGAGCCAAACTTATTAAAAGATGAAACTATCGATTTTGTTTCAAAATCAAATACGTTTGTTCCTCATTTTCATATCCCATTACAATCTGGTAGCGATACTTTATTAAAAAAAATGAAGCGTCGTTATATGAGAAAAATATACACCAACAGAGTTACAAAAATTAAAGAAGTAATGCCAAACGCTTGTATTGGTGTTGATGTTATTGTTGGTTTCCCTGGTGAAACAGATGAATTATTCTTGGAAACTTACAACTATTTAAGTGAAATGAATATTTCTTATTTACATGTTTTTACATATTCTGAAAGACCAAATACAGAAGCAGTTGAAATGGATGGTGTGGTACCTAAAAACATTCGTGCAAAACGTAGTAAAATGTTACGTGGTTTATCTGTTAAAAAACGAAGAGCTTTTTACGAAAGTCAAATCAATAATACGTTAACTGTTTTATTTGAAAGTGAAAATAAAGAAGGGTATATACATGGTTTTACTGAAAACTATGTAAAAGTAAAAACACCTTGGAATCCAGAGTTAGTTAACACCCTTCATAAAGTTACCTTAACTAAAATTGATGAAGATGGTATTGTTCGTTTTGAATTTTGTTAGTTTAAAACAATAATTCAAAGCTCTTTTCTATTTTATAGTTCCATTAACTGATAAAAAATTCAATTTACACTTTTTGTTAGATTGAAATAATGTACTTTTAGTGTACAATTATTTCAATCTAACAAAATCATATTATGAAGTACCTTTTATCCTCAATTTTTTTATTAATCTTAAATTGTAGTTCTCCCAAAAAAACAGTTCCTGCTAAAGAAGAAATTAAAGAAGCTACAGAAAATGTAGAAACTAAAAAAACTAAAAAAATAACAGTTACGGAAACTAATAATAACGAGCTAATTGTTGTTCTTAAAAATAGTAAAAGCAGCAATGATGTTAAAAGCTTAGTAAAAAACAGTGGTTTAACTTGGAGTAAAACTGCTTATGATACTAAAACTACCGCAATAGGAATTATTACTGTTCCTAATGACCAACAAGATATTTGGATTAAACGTTTGCAAGAAACTGGTGAGTTTAGATTTATAGCTAAGAACTCTACTAAAACCTTGAATAACTTAATAGAAAA belongs to Tenacibaculum sp. MAR_2010_89 and includes:
- a CDS encoding ABC transporter substrate-binding protein, producing MQTKSIIKIKEKINSLLLIFTIVLILVSCKNEKSNFTETQVFRYNEHSNITSLDPAFAKDQRNIWAVNQLFNGLVQLDDSLHIQPDIAKSWTISNDGKKYKFTLRKDVFFHPHTLFGEEKTRSVNAVDFEYSFNRLLDKNVSSPGGWVLQNVDSFKAVNDSTFYINLKQPFPPFLGLLAMKYCSVVSKEAIEYFGDTFRANPIGTGPFQFKLWVENTKLVLRKNPLYFEKDFQGNQLPYLEAVAVTFLPDKQSEFLQFIQGNLDFMKSLDASYKDDILTTNGTLKEKYVDEIQMQTGPYLNTEYLGIYLEGEKSLPTQSKYIRQAINYGFDREKMIKFLRNGIGIPALNGFIPKGLPSFNNQTGYSYNSAKAKKLVEQYIEETGSKTPEITITTNSNYLDLCEFIQRELQKIGLQTKVDVIPPSTLRQGKASGKLPVFRASWIADYPDAENYVSLFYSKNFTPNGPNYTHFKNEYFDFLYELSIKEVNNKKRYTLYQKMDSIIINEAPIVPLYYDEVIRFSQKNIRGLGINPIDLLNLKRVKKTKK
- a CDS encoding DUF4442 domain-containing protein, encoding MYATISSILKKFLKESTIFKYGFNLSPMYRRSTGRITSVSDDLFMVKVKIPISYKNKNYVGSIFGGSLFSATDPVFMIQLMHILGNDYVVWDKNATINFKRPVKENGYVDFIFTKEEIENIKERVTKENEIDLVKKIQVLNKEGSTVFVEVSKTIYIANKKYYKNKRKNK
- a CDS encoding antibiotic biosynthesis monooxygenase, coding for MIEDTLKPPYYAVIFTTQLSETIEGYYEMAEKMDELAKKQDGYLGVESARSDVGITVSYWKNLEAITNWKNNIEHTEARDIGRDKWYKKYQLRICKVEREYGFEKK
- a CDS encoding GNAT family N-acetyltransferase: MIIFETERLLVRKLVLRDLNPFYELESNPLVLQYATGEVKTLTECEKELKELIVKYDQPNNDFWIYAIERKADNEFIGTVALVKDGEDDEIGYRFLEKYWGKGFASEICASLITYCRAFGMKKLVGYVVDDNIASAKIIERHNFKIVKKFVSEDIGLPETKYELYL
- the mtaB gene encoding tRNA (N(6)-L-threonylcarbamoyladenosine(37)-C(2))-methylthiotransferase MtaB, whose amino-acid sequence is MNADKKVAFYTLGCKLNFSETSTIARNFVNEGFNRVEFEEKADVYVINTCSVTDNADKRFKSVVKSALKQNEEAFVIGVGCYAQLKPEELANVDGVDLVLGATEKFNVTSYINDLTKNDIGEVHSCEIEEADFYVGSYSIGDRTRAFLKVQDGCDYKCTYCTIPLARGISRSDTLENVLKNAKEISEKGIKEIVLTGVNIGDYGKGEFGNKKHEHTFLELVQALDKVEGIHRLRISSIEPNLLKDETIDFVSKSNTFVPHFHIPLQSGSDTLLKKMKRRYMRKIYTNRVTKIKEVMPNACIGVDVIVGFPGETDELFLETYNYLSEMNISYLHVFTYSERPNTEAVEMDGVVPKNIRAKRSKMLRGLSVKKRRAFYESQINNTLTVLFESENKEGYIHGFTENYVKVKTPWNPELVNTLHKVTLTKIDEDGIVRFEFC
- a CDS encoding DUF6438 domain-containing protein, with product MKYLLSSIFLLILNCSSPKKTVPAKEEIKEATENVETKKTKKITVTETNNNELIVVLKNSKSSNDVKSLVKNSGLTWSKTAYDTKTTAIGIITVPNDQQDIWIKRLQETGEFRFIAKNSTKTLNNLIEKEKNTLISLRKTACFGDCPEFDFSIDKDGNALYNGIKSVTVKGIHKFKLTEKEFKTLKEKLSKKSFESFNDVYDNPRVMDLASTFITYENKQIKIRLWNDIPDELIDIHEYIEGLLLEKKFYE